Proteins found in one Sorghum bicolor cultivar BTx623 chromosome 1, Sorghum_bicolor_NCBIv3, whole genome shotgun sequence genomic segment:
- the LOC8077081 gene encoding 1-phosphatidylinositol-3-phosphate 5-kinase FAB1B isoform X2 has protein sequence MEDPNKTFADVVKLLTSWLPRRSNPDNVSRDFWMPDHSCRVCYDCDTQFTIFNRRHHCRRCGRIFCGKCTANSIPVSSGPDRNVDEGDRIRVCNFCFKQWEQERVTSLKQVQPVLSPSLSEASLFSTKSAITINSVTTTAGSYSTGNYQHVGCVTSISPPKCCHDKTSHNMQDAHAPEKCMSTVSNKDDSSVQFGYYTNRSDDEDEEYPAYCSDRQEQHQQQNGQYYGPDEFYDLDTPEPYNSKTSQTVEESVTSKELPPHVLDQGFPSTLTVTKSDNEPEPDNSSECGAASSIYALESNDTNPVDFEKDELFWLPPEPEDEEDEMQTDLFDDDDDDDESVADVERCRIRSSSSFGSGEFRSRDRSGEEHKKVMKNVVDGHFRALISQLLEVENISLHEGDDMGWLEIVTSVSWEAANFLRPDTSQGGGMDPGGYVKVKCLACGHRSESTVVKGVVCKKNVAHRRMTTRIEKPRLLLLAGALEYHRVTNQLSSIDTLLQQETDHLKMAVAKIVAQKPNLLLVENSVSRYAQDLLLEKNISLVLNIKQPLLQRISRCTGAQIVPSIDLLPSQKLGYCELFHVDKYDEQSVTSGNVSKKMVKTMMFFEGCPKPLGCTVLLKGGSMDELKKIKHVVQYGIFAAYHLALETSFLADEGATLPELPLKSPLTVALPDKRSTADSSISAVPGFTINVSNSQQTDSFDHLGTNYMSIHPGEIAVVEAPVSSESFTSQNTYSHSLGPWCADNSNFNNGTGDGDGLVEVTATSTSVSISSTSTSGALTNHTPRYSSVDKKSMHFGDYHDGSTRLHGKTVTMDSTSTSSCFHQSTVKASTNINSSNVKESLEGSYALANVKTINKNNSVVVQPVPTVAVQNQETSQGDDSTSNKDEVVPSDHQSILVSLSTRCVWKGTICERSQLLRIKYYGNFDKPLGRFLRDYLFDQGYQCRSCDKPPEAHVHCYTHRQGSLTISVRKLTEFVLSGERDGKIWMWHRCLKCPWSNGFPPATQRIVMSDAAWGLSLGKFLELSFSNHAAASRVASCGHSLHRDCLRFYGFGKMVACFRYAPISVHSVYLPPHKLDFGHQPLDWIQKEANEVIERAKHLFDEVLHSLHLISDKKVQGSSPNMEFSNYIADLEIMLRKEKSEFEVKSLKGGKEMRMDVLVMENLLFERNVTTLYDLKGSTRSRYNPDSNGSDKVLLDQNLIEAMPTSPIFVGNKAKRLLERAVWNDTSFLASIDVMDYSLLVGVDEKRHELVMGIIDFMRQYTWDKHLETWVKASGILGGPKNVSPTVISPKQYKKRFRKAMSAYFLVVPDQWSPLVIIPSKQAESGQDRDSDQVLLTESRVMHA, from the exons ATGGAGGACCCTAATAAAACATTTGCTGACGTAGTTAAGCTTTTGACATCATGGCTGCCGCGACGCTCCAACCCAGACAATGTCTCCAGGGACTTCTGGATGCCCGATCACAGTTGTCGAGTTTGCTATGACTGTGACACGCAATTCACCATATTCAACCGCAGGCATCATTGTCGCCGCTGTGGACGAATTTTCTGTGGTAAGTGTACTGCAAACTCCATCCCAGTTTCGAGTGGCCCTGACAGAAATGTCGATGAGGGGGACAGGATACGGGTCTGCAACTTCTGCTTCAAGCAATGGGAGCAAGAAAGAGTCACTTCCCTCAAACAGGTGCAGCCGGTGCTCAGCCCTTCCCTGTCTGAGGCGAGTTTGTTCAGCACCAAGTCAGCTATCACCATCAATAGTGTTACCACAACGGCTGGCTCTTACTCTACTGGAAATTATCAGCATGTGGGCTGTGTTACCAGCATTAGTCCTCCAAAGTGTTGCCATGACAAGACCTCCCATAATATGCAAGACGCTCATGCTCCTGAGAAATGTATGTCCACTGTTTCAAACAAAGATGACTCTTCAGTTCAGTTTGGCTACTACACAAACAG gagtgatgatgaagatgaagaaTACCCTGCTTACTGCTCTGATAGGCAGGAACAACATCAGCAACAGAATGGACAATATTATGGCCCAGATGAGTTTTATGACCTTGATACACCCGAACCCTACAATTCAAAAACGTCGCAGACAGTTGAAGAATCTGTGACCTCTAAAGAACTACCCCCGCATGTGCTTGATCAAGGATTTCCTAGCACACTGACTGTTACAAAATCAGACAATGAACCAGAACCAGATAATAGTTCTGAATGTGGTGCTGCTTCATCCATTTATGCTTTAGAAAGTAATGATACAAACCCAGTTGATTTTGAAAAGGATGAACTTTTCTGGCTTCCTCCTGAACCAGAAGATGAAGAAGATGAGATGCAAACTGACTTgtttgatgatgatgacgatgacgacgaatCCGTAGCTGATGTTGAACGGTGTCGAATTCGATCGTCAAGTAGTTTTGGCAGTGGAGAGTTCCGAAGTAGAGATCGGTCAGGCGAAGAACATAAGAAAGTAATGAAGAATGTCGTTGATGGACACTTCAGGGCTTTGATTTCTCAGCTACTAGAGGTGGAGAATATTTCATTACATGAAGGTGATGACATGGGCTGGTTGGAGATTGTTACTTCTGTATCATGGGAAGCTGCCAACTTCCTCAGGCCAGACACAAGCCAGGGTGGTGGCATGGATCCTGGTGGATATGTCAAGGTTAAGTGTTTAGCATGTGGGCACCGCAGTGAAAG CACCGTTGTAAAAGGAGTAGTTTGTAAGAAGAATGTCGCACATAGGCGCATGACAACTAGAATAGAGAAGCCCCGTCTCCTACTACTTGCAGGAGCTCTTGAGTACCATCGAGTCACAAATCAGCTGTCAAGTATTGATACATTGCTCCAGCAG GAAACAGATCACCTTAAAATGGCAGTAGCAAAGATTGTAGCTCAAAAACCCAACTTGCTTTTGGTTGAGAATTCAGTTTCTCGATATGCTCAAGATTTGCTTCTAGAAAAGAACATATCATTGGTTTTAAATATCAAGCAGCCCCTCTTGCAGCGCATTTCTCGTTGCACAGGTGCTCAGATAGTTCCTTCTATTGATCTCCTACCATCTCAGAAGCTTGGTTACTGTGAGTTATTTCATGTGGATAAATACGATGAGCAGTCTGTTACCTCGGGTAATGTGTCAAAGAAAATGGTGAAGACCATGATGTTCTTTGAAGGATGCCCAAAACCATtgggttgcact GTTCTGCTAAAGGGTGGTAGCATGGATGAGCTCAAGAAAATTAAGCATGTGGTCCAGTATGGCATTTTTGCAGCATATCACTTGGCGTTGGAAACATCTTTCCTTGCAGATGAAGGTGCAACCCTACCAGAACTTCCATTGAAGTCTCCATTGACTGTAGCCTTGCCAGACAAACGATCTACTGCAGACAGCTCCATTTCAGCAGTGCCAGGCTTCACAATTAATGTTTCAAATAGCCAGCAAACTGATAGTTTTGACCACCTTGGTACCAACTACATGTCAATTCACCCAGGTGAAATTGCTGTGGTTGAAGCAccagtatccagtgaatccttTACTTCTCAGAATACCTACTCTCATTCTCTTGGACCTTGGTGTGCTGATAACAGCAATTTCAACAACGGGACTGGTGATGGAGATGGATTAGTTGAGGTCACTGCAACTTCAACATCCGTTTCCATATCTTCTACGTCTACATCTGGTGCACTCACAAACCATACTCCTAGATATTCTAGTGTAGACAAAAAGAGTATGCATTTTGGTGATTATCATGATGGTTCGACAAGATTACATGGTAAGACAGTGACAATGGATTCAACCAGCACATCAAGTTGTTTTCACCAGAGCACTGTCAAAGCTAGCACTAATATCAATAGTTCTAATGTCAAGGAGTCATTAGAAGGTTCATATGCTTTGGCTAATGTGAAAACCATCAACAAGAACAACTCTGTGGTAGTTCAACCAGTGCCTACTGTTGCTGTACAAAACCAAGAGACCAGTCAAGGAGATGATAGCACATCAAATAAGGATGAAGTTGTGCCTTCTGATCATCAAAGCATCTTAGTCTCATTGTCCACACGTTGTGTATGGAAAGGTACTATTTGTGAGCGTTCCCAGCTGTTACGCATCAAGTATTATGGTAACTTTGACAAGCCTCTTGGCAGGTTTCTGCGGGACTACTTGTTTGATCAG GGCTACCAGTGTCGTTCCTGTGATAAGCCACCTGAAGCCCATGTCCATTGCTATACTCATCGCCAGGGAAGTCTAACCATATCAGTTAGAAAACTTACCGAATTTGTTTTGTCGGGTGAAAGGGATGGGAAAATTTGGATGTGGCACAGATGTCTGAAATGCCCTTGGAGTAATGGGTTTCCTCCAGCAACTCAAAGGATTGTCATGTCTGATGCTGCCTGGGGTTTGTCACTTGGTAAATTTTTGGAGCTTAGCTTTTCAAACCATGCAGCTGCAAGTAGGGTGGCCAGTTGTGGCCATTCTCTCCACAGGGACTGCCTCCGGTTCTATGG GTTTGGCAAAATGGTTGCTTGCTTCCGATATGCTCCTATTAGTGTTCATTCTGTTTACTTACCACCTCATAAACTTGATTTTGGTCACCAGCCCTTGGATTGGATACAAAAGGAAGCAAATGAG GTTATTGAGCGAGCAAAACATCTCTTTGATGAAGTATTGCATTCTTTACACTTGATATCTGACAAAAAGGTTCAAGGCAGTTCTCCTAACATGGAATTTAGCAATTACATTGCTGATCTTGAAATCATGCTTCGAAAGGAAAAGTCAGAATTCGAG GTTAAGAGCCTCAAAGGAGGTAAGGAGATGAGGATGGATGTTctagtgatggaaaatcttttgTTTGAGCGTAATGTGACAACATTGTATGATTTAAAGGGTTCTACAAGATCAAGATATAACCCAGACTCAAATGGTAGTGATAAAGTACTTCTTGATCAGAACTTAATTGAAGCGATGCCTACGTCGCCTATTTTTGTCGGAAACAAGGCAAAGAGGTTGCTGGAGAGAGCTGTTTGGAATGACACATCCTTTCTTGCT TCCATCGATGTAATGGATTACTCTTTACTTGTTGGTGTTGATGAGAAAAGGCATGAACTTGTGATGGGAATCATAGATTTCATGAGACAATACACGTGGGACAAACACCTAGAGACATGGGTGAAAGCTTCAGGGATATTAGGTGGACCAAAGAATGTGTCGCCAACAGTAATTTCACCAAAGCAGTACAAGAAGCGGTTTAGGAAAGCCATGTCGGCCTACTTTCTTGTGGTTCCAGACCAGTGGTCGCCTCTAGTGATCATCCCCAGCAAGCAAGCTGAGAGTGGTCAGGACAGGGATAGCGACCAGGTTCTCTTGACAGAATCGCGAGTTATGCATGCATAA
- the LOC8077081 gene encoding 1-phosphatidylinositol-3-phosphate 5-kinase FAB1B isoform X1, translating to MEDPNKTFADVVKLLTSWLPRRSNPDNVSRDFWMPDHSCRVCYDCDTQFTIFNRRHHCRRCGRIFCGKCTANSIPVSSGPDRNVDEGDRIRVCNFCFKQWEQERVTSLKQVQPVLSPSLSEASLFSTKSAITINSVTTTAGSYSTGNYQHVGCVTSISPPKCCHDKTSHNMQDAHAPEKCMSTVSNKDDSSVQFGYYTNRSDDEDEEYPAYCSDRQEQHQQQNGQYYGPDEFYDLDTPEPYNSKTSQTVEESVTSKELPPHVLDQGFPSTLTVTKSDNEPEPDNSSECGAASSIYALESNDTNPVDFEKDELFWLPPEPEDEEDEMQTDLFDDDDDDDESVADVERCRIRSSSSFGSGEFRSRDRSGEEHKKVMKNVVDGHFRALISQLLEVENISLHEGDDMGWLEIVTSVSWEAANFLRPDTSQGGGMDPGGYVKVKCLACGHRSESTVVKGVVCKKNVAHRRMTTRIEKPRLLLLAGALEYHRVTNQLSSIDTLLQQETDHLKMAVAKIVAQKPNLLLVENSVSRYAQDLLLEKNISLVLNIKQPLLQRISRCTGAQIVPSIDLLPSQKLGYCELFHVDKYDEQSVTSGNVSKKMVKTMMFFEGCPKPLGCTVLLKGGSMDELKKIKHVVQYGIFAAYHLALETSFLADEGATLPELPLKSPLTVALPDKRSTADSSISAVPGFTINVSNSQQTDSFDHLGTNYMSIHPGEIAVVEAPVSSESFTSQNTYSHSLGPWCADNSNFNNGTGDGDGLVEVTATSTSVSISSTSTSGALTNHTPRYSSVDKKSMHFGDYHDGSTRLHGKTVTMDSTSTSSCFHQSTVKASTNINSSNVKESLEGSYALANVKTINKNNSVVVQPVPTVAVQNQETSQGDDSTSNKDEVVPSDHQSILVSLSTRCVWKGTICERSQLLRIKYYGNFDKPLGRFLRDYLFDQGYQCRSCDKPPEAHVHCYTHRQGSLTISVRKLTEFVLSGERDGKIWMWHRCLKCPWSNGFPPATQRIVMSDAAWGLSLGKFLELSFSNHAAASRVASCGHSLHRDCLRFYGFGKMVACFRYAPISVHSVYLPPHKLDFGHQPLDWIQKEANEVIERAKHLFDEVLHSLHLISDKKVQGSSPNMEFSNYIADLEIMLRKEKSEFEGCLNKVLRRDMQKGQPDILEINRLQRQLLFHSYLWDKRLVFAARSDRYRHEKINSIDSVAEQNVLLKPQSECNGNRSANKDAKFECLQESIYGGNHTGVDSGTVSANHVQEMATGELDSLQRDIKTPLYSCVSVSGDSIPLEPDLVARRTLSEGQFPSVLDVTNALEAKWTGKDDPVSSKVTMPESTASSEDSEEHMGDTTPSYASILLSKLGDSAADHSNWIGMPFLLFYRSLNKQWNRSNRFDALNEYTPEYVSFLREVERQIGPKFLFPIGISDTVIGVFDDEPTSIIAYALASHEYHLQMSDELEQETTDTSLPQCDSRSASLTEMDECTSELLRSVVSTEDIIFSMSGSKNPLASDSLVPQKVSHIKVNFGDEGPLGQVKYSVICYYAKQFDALRRLCCPSERDFVRSLSRCKKWGAQGGKSNVFFAKSMDDRFIIKQVTKTELESFMKFAPDYFKYVSESICTGSPTCIAKILGIYQVKSLKGGKEMRMDVLVMENLLFERNVTTLYDLKGSTRSRYNPDSNGSDKVLLDQNLIEAMPTSPIFVGNKAKRLLERAVWNDTSFLASIDVMDYSLLVGVDEKRHELVMGIIDFMRQYTWDKHLETWVKASGILGGPKNVSPTVISPKQYKKRFRKAMSAYFLVVPDQWSPLVIIPSKQAESGQDRDSDQVLLTESRVMHA from the exons ATGGAGGACCCTAATAAAACATTTGCTGACGTAGTTAAGCTTTTGACATCATGGCTGCCGCGACGCTCCAACCCAGACAATGTCTCCAGGGACTTCTGGATGCCCGATCACAGTTGTCGAGTTTGCTATGACTGTGACACGCAATTCACCATATTCAACCGCAGGCATCATTGTCGCCGCTGTGGACGAATTTTCTGTGGTAAGTGTACTGCAAACTCCATCCCAGTTTCGAGTGGCCCTGACAGAAATGTCGATGAGGGGGACAGGATACGGGTCTGCAACTTCTGCTTCAAGCAATGGGAGCAAGAAAGAGTCACTTCCCTCAAACAGGTGCAGCCGGTGCTCAGCCCTTCCCTGTCTGAGGCGAGTTTGTTCAGCACCAAGTCAGCTATCACCATCAATAGTGTTACCACAACGGCTGGCTCTTACTCTACTGGAAATTATCAGCATGTGGGCTGTGTTACCAGCATTAGTCCTCCAAAGTGTTGCCATGACAAGACCTCCCATAATATGCAAGACGCTCATGCTCCTGAGAAATGTATGTCCACTGTTTCAAACAAAGATGACTCTTCAGTTCAGTTTGGCTACTACACAAACAG gagtgatgatgaagatgaagaaTACCCTGCTTACTGCTCTGATAGGCAGGAACAACATCAGCAACAGAATGGACAATATTATGGCCCAGATGAGTTTTATGACCTTGATACACCCGAACCCTACAATTCAAAAACGTCGCAGACAGTTGAAGAATCTGTGACCTCTAAAGAACTACCCCCGCATGTGCTTGATCAAGGATTTCCTAGCACACTGACTGTTACAAAATCAGACAATGAACCAGAACCAGATAATAGTTCTGAATGTGGTGCTGCTTCATCCATTTATGCTTTAGAAAGTAATGATACAAACCCAGTTGATTTTGAAAAGGATGAACTTTTCTGGCTTCCTCCTGAACCAGAAGATGAAGAAGATGAGATGCAAACTGACTTgtttgatgatgatgacgatgacgacgaatCCGTAGCTGATGTTGAACGGTGTCGAATTCGATCGTCAAGTAGTTTTGGCAGTGGAGAGTTCCGAAGTAGAGATCGGTCAGGCGAAGAACATAAGAAAGTAATGAAGAATGTCGTTGATGGACACTTCAGGGCTTTGATTTCTCAGCTACTAGAGGTGGAGAATATTTCATTACATGAAGGTGATGACATGGGCTGGTTGGAGATTGTTACTTCTGTATCATGGGAAGCTGCCAACTTCCTCAGGCCAGACACAAGCCAGGGTGGTGGCATGGATCCTGGTGGATATGTCAAGGTTAAGTGTTTAGCATGTGGGCACCGCAGTGAAAG CACCGTTGTAAAAGGAGTAGTTTGTAAGAAGAATGTCGCACATAGGCGCATGACAACTAGAATAGAGAAGCCCCGTCTCCTACTACTTGCAGGAGCTCTTGAGTACCATCGAGTCACAAATCAGCTGTCAAGTATTGATACATTGCTCCAGCAG GAAACAGATCACCTTAAAATGGCAGTAGCAAAGATTGTAGCTCAAAAACCCAACTTGCTTTTGGTTGAGAATTCAGTTTCTCGATATGCTCAAGATTTGCTTCTAGAAAAGAACATATCATTGGTTTTAAATATCAAGCAGCCCCTCTTGCAGCGCATTTCTCGTTGCACAGGTGCTCAGATAGTTCCTTCTATTGATCTCCTACCATCTCAGAAGCTTGGTTACTGTGAGTTATTTCATGTGGATAAATACGATGAGCAGTCTGTTACCTCGGGTAATGTGTCAAAGAAAATGGTGAAGACCATGATGTTCTTTGAAGGATGCCCAAAACCATtgggttgcact GTTCTGCTAAAGGGTGGTAGCATGGATGAGCTCAAGAAAATTAAGCATGTGGTCCAGTATGGCATTTTTGCAGCATATCACTTGGCGTTGGAAACATCTTTCCTTGCAGATGAAGGTGCAACCCTACCAGAACTTCCATTGAAGTCTCCATTGACTGTAGCCTTGCCAGACAAACGATCTACTGCAGACAGCTCCATTTCAGCAGTGCCAGGCTTCACAATTAATGTTTCAAATAGCCAGCAAACTGATAGTTTTGACCACCTTGGTACCAACTACATGTCAATTCACCCAGGTGAAATTGCTGTGGTTGAAGCAccagtatccagtgaatccttTACTTCTCAGAATACCTACTCTCATTCTCTTGGACCTTGGTGTGCTGATAACAGCAATTTCAACAACGGGACTGGTGATGGAGATGGATTAGTTGAGGTCACTGCAACTTCAACATCCGTTTCCATATCTTCTACGTCTACATCTGGTGCACTCACAAACCATACTCCTAGATATTCTAGTGTAGACAAAAAGAGTATGCATTTTGGTGATTATCATGATGGTTCGACAAGATTACATGGTAAGACAGTGACAATGGATTCAACCAGCACATCAAGTTGTTTTCACCAGAGCACTGTCAAAGCTAGCACTAATATCAATAGTTCTAATGTCAAGGAGTCATTAGAAGGTTCATATGCTTTGGCTAATGTGAAAACCATCAACAAGAACAACTCTGTGGTAGTTCAACCAGTGCCTACTGTTGCTGTACAAAACCAAGAGACCAGTCAAGGAGATGATAGCACATCAAATAAGGATGAAGTTGTGCCTTCTGATCATCAAAGCATCTTAGTCTCATTGTCCACACGTTGTGTATGGAAAGGTACTATTTGTGAGCGTTCCCAGCTGTTACGCATCAAGTATTATGGTAACTTTGACAAGCCTCTTGGCAGGTTTCTGCGGGACTACTTGTTTGATCAG GGCTACCAGTGTCGTTCCTGTGATAAGCCACCTGAAGCCCATGTCCATTGCTATACTCATCGCCAGGGAAGTCTAACCATATCAGTTAGAAAACTTACCGAATTTGTTTTGTCGGGTGAAAGGGATGGGAAAATTTGGATGTGGCACAGATGTCTGAAATGCCCTTGGAGTAATGGGTTTCCTCCAGCAACTCAAAGGATTGTCATGTCTGATGCTGCCTGGGGTTTGTCACTTGGTAAATTTTTGGAGCTTAGCTTTTCAAACCATGCAGCTGCAAGTAGGGTGGCCAGTTGTGGCCATTCTCTCCACAGGGACTGCCTCCGGTTCTATGG GTTTGGCAAAATGGTTGCTTGCTTCCGATATGCTCCTATTAGTGTTCATTCTGTTTACTTACCACCTCATAAACTTGATTTTGGTCACCAGCCCTTGGATTGGATACAAAAGGAAGCAAATGAG GTTATTGAGCGAGCAAAACATCTCTTTGATGAAGTATTGCATTCTTTACACTTGATATCTGACAAAAAGGTTCAAGGCAGTTCTCCTAACATGGAATTTAGCAATTACATTGCTGATCTTGAAATCATGCTTCGAAAGGAAAAGTCAGAATTCGAG GGATGCCTGAATAAAGTCTTGAGAAGGGATATGCAGAAAGGCCAACCAGACATCCTTGAGATCAATAGGCTGCAAAGGCAGTTACTCTTCCATTCATACTTGTGGGATAAAAGACTGGTATTTGCTGCAAGATCAGATAGATATCGTCACGAGAAGATCAATTCTATAGATAGTGTTGCTGAGCAAAATGTACTACTAAAGCCTCAAAGTGAGTGCAATGGGAATAGGTCTGCCAACAAAGATGCTAAATTTGAGTGCCTTCAGGAAAGCATTTATGGAGGGAATCACACTGGAGTTGATTCAGGTACTGTCAGTGCAAATCATGTCCAGGAAATGGCTACAGGCGAATTGGATTCGCTTCAAAGAGACATCAAAACTCCTCTATACAGCTGTGTCAGTGTAAGTGGTGATTCAATTCCCTTGGAGCCAGATCTTGTTGCTCGACGCACCCTTTCAGAAGGTCAGTTTCCTAGTGTATTGGATGTGACTAATGCACTTGAAGCAAAATGGACTGGTAAAGATGATCCTGTTTCTAGCAAGGTAACCATGCCAGAATCTACAGCATCCTCAGAGGATTCAGAAGAACATATGGGTGATACTACACCTTCTTATGCCTCTATATTGCTGAGCAAGCTAGGGGACAGTGCAGCAGACCATTCTAATTGGATAGGAATGCCTTTCTTACTATTTTACCGTTCTCTCAATAAGCAATGGAATCGTTCAAACCGATTTGATGCGCTCAACGAATATACTCCTGAATATGTTTCTTTTTTAAGGGAAGTGGAGCGTCAGATTGGACCTAAATTTCTCTTTCCTATAGGAATCAGTGACACTGTCATTGGAGTTTTTGATGACGAACCTACTAGCATTATCGCTTATGCGCTGGCCTCCCATGAATATCATCTTCAGATGTCAGATGAACTGGAACAAGAAACGACAGACACTTCACTCCCACAATGTGACTCAAGAAGTGCCTCGTTAACTGAAATGGATGAATGTACTTCTGAACTTCTAAGAAGTGTTGTCTCTACAGAGGACATTATCTTCTCCATGTCTGGAAGCAAGAACCCACTTGCTTCCGATTCACTTGTACCTCAAAAAGTAAGTCACATTAAAGTGAATTTTGGGGATGAAGGTCCTCTAGGACAGGTGAAGTACAGTGTTATTTGTTACTATGCCAAACAATTTGATGCTCTGAGGAGATTATGCTGTCCATCAGAGCGTGATTTTGTTAGGTCCCTTAGTCGTTGCAAGAAATGGGGTGCTCAAGGAGGCAAGAGCAATGTATTCTTTGCAAAATCAATGGATGATCGATTCATAATTAAGCAGGTTACCAAAACTGAATTAGAGTCTTTCATGAAGTTTGCTCCAGACTACTTCAAATATGTATCAGAGTCGATTTGCACTGGAAGTCCTACTTGCATTGCAAAAATTCTTGGTATTTATCAG GTTAAGAGCCTCAAAGGAGGTAAGGAGATGAGGATGGATGTTctagtgatggaaaatcttttgTTTGAGCGTAATGTGACAACATTGTATGATTTAAAGGGTTCTACAAGATCAAGATATAACCCAGACTCAAATGGTAGTGATAAAGTACTTCTTGATCAGAACTTAATTGAAGCGATGCCTACGTCGCCTATTTTTGTCGGAAACAAGGCAAAGAGGTTGCTGGAGAGAGCTGTTTGGAATGACACATCCTTTCTTGCT TCCATCGATGTAATGGATTACTCTTTACTTGTTGGTGTTGATGAGAAAAGGCATGAACTTGTGATGGGAATCATAGATTTCATGAGACAATACACGTGGGACAAACACCTAGAGACATGGGTGAAAGCTTCAGGGATATTAGGTGGACCAAAGAATGTGTCGCCAACAGTAATTTCACCAAAGCAGTACAAGAAGCGGTTTAGGAAAGCCATGTCGGCCTACTTTCTTGTGGTTCCAGACCAGTGGTCGCCTCTAGTGATCATCCCCAGCAAGCAAGCTGAGAGTGGTCAGGACAGGGATAGCGACCAGGTTCTCTTGACAGAATCGCGAGTTATGCATGCATAA